A genomic segment from Leopardus geoffroyi isolate Oge1 chromosome A2, O.geoffroyi_Oge1_pat1.0, whole genome shotgun sequence encodes:
- the LOC123607221 gene encoding basic proline-rich protein-like, which produces MGTEQETPRPRDGHTSEPAFRSQSSPRAPPGRPHTSARGSQVPGSLGPRPKRFLEGACPGSAGRTAGVSRCVAAAPCGASRVQPVPSPAWRALSAPGFLSARARPSPGTCPLPSPQTRRRSPVPSPHGHGPPRAPTLRRFPALRTPPRPAAPPPPAPPRTRTLTCGGTPLRRPGGRPECPRRRLRRGRGLGLRFAVKVREGEYHFREDSELKSMDPCPSICALQQEVPQLYRMSKNIY; this is translated from the exons ATGGGGACTGAGCAGGAGACTCCACGGCCGAGGGACGGACACACATCGGAGCCCGCGTTTCGGTCCCAAAGTTCGCCTCGAGCGCCTCCTGGACGCCCGCACACCTCCGCCAGGGGCTCGCAGGTCCCCGGTTCTCTCGGACCGCGACCCAAGCGCTTCCTCGAGGGGGCCTGTCCGGGGAGCGCGGGACGCACGGCTGGCGTCTCCCGGTGCGTGGCCGCCGCTCCGTGTGGGGCGTCTCGCGTGCAGCCCGTGCCCTCCCCCGCCTGGAGGGCTCTTTCTGCGCCCGGATTTCTCAGCGCGCGCGCAAGACCCTCGCCCGGGACCTGCCCGCTCCCGTCCCCTCAGACTCGACGCCGCAGCCCGGTCCCCTCACCCCACGGCCACGGCCCTCCTCGGGCCCCGACCCTTCGGCGCTTCCCCGCCCTCCGGACTCCCCCTCGACCCGCGGCCCCGCCGCCCCCAGCGCCGCCCCGCACCCGGACACTGACCTGCGGCGGCACCCCGCTCCGGCGTCCCGGCGGCCGACCCGAGTGCCCCAGGCGGCGGCTTAGGCGCGGGCGCGGGCTCGGGCTCAGA TTTGCAGTAAAAGTTCGTGAGGGTGAGTATCACTTCCGAGAAGATTCAGAGCTTAAGTCAATGGATCCATGCCCTTCTATTTGTGCCCTCCAACAAGAAGTGCCACAGCTCTATAGGATGTCAAAGAACATTTATTGA